A genomic region of Actinomycetota bacterium contains the following coding sequences:
- a CDS encoding DUF5719 family protein: MRWPKADSDLIRRATAILILVFLLLTWPAVSFSPVLESGGWAVANPPGWTQVWALDTGSMFKHASPTLADIDGDGTQEILVGNTNGVFYCLDHNGNIRWAYNTGATIQSTPLAVDCDGNGTLEIFFGSYNGYVYGLNYLGQPLSHWGWPKFAGTAYGYREVFPSPSSGDLDGDGDLEIVVGNWGTFVTAWHYQGQLMWQYQNHDSIWSSPACGDIDLDGRDEVVIGADCWSGPYWPWPRGGLLYVFEENGSIKAGFPKTLPQVIWSSPALADLDRDGFPDIVVGTGLFWQNTNPGLSTYLSYADGKHVYAFNYRGENLPGWPVNTGDNVFSSPAVADLDGDGYFEVACASMDSWVYCWEHDGREKWKQRLFAVQKMGSPAIADIDGDGDMEVLMGEGQHLAAYDPSGQRILEVHTGQNVFNCPAVGDLDADGLTDVVVANGMDGETGRVIRYEAGKWNPQLAAWPMFRRFPDHRACYPHQEVPDLWSASEVRSRSYLAEGYTGNGFQEFVLLMNPNPEPAVAQLRYLLGSGLSVVKVVNVPGSSRCTVLVNHSVEGQDVSTVMLSDRAGIIAERSLYFRYSGSHGTWVGGHDVMGTDTPRQEWYFAEGCTRPGFHTYLCLQNPDRSVAAPVTIEYYCGDGAVIVREVTLRPGSRFTVAVHQDGLGIGTHDGPRGDVSIKVTSQFPIVAERPMYFNYAGVWDGGHDAMGAAQPSQEWYFAEGCTRPGFHTYLCLQNPREAPAEVTLEYLCGDGANITRRVTVKARSRYTVAVHGDREGIGVQDSARGDVSIRVTSDRPIVAERPMYFSYAGAWDGGHDVTGCTSPSPAWVFAEGCTRPGFNTYLCLQNPGEAPAEVTLEYLCGDGANITRRVTVKARSRYTVAVHGDREGIGVQDNARGDVSIRVTSEVPIVAERPMYFSFNGNVGGHNTMGFPGEQGY, encoded by the coding sequence ATGAGGTGGCCGAAAGCGGATTCAGACCTTATCCGAAGGGCAACGGCGATTCTTATCCTGGTCTTCCTGCTACTTACCTGGCCCGCTGTCTCCTTCTCCCCCGTGCTCGAGAGCGGGGGTTGGGCGGTCGCCAATCCGCCGGGTTGGACCCAGGTCTGGGCCCTGGACACAGGGAGCATGTTCAAGCACGCCTCCCCCACCCTGGCAGATATCGACGGCGATGGGACCCAGGAGATCCTGGTGGGGAACACCAATGGCGTTTTCTACTGCCTGGACCACAACGGTAACATCCGCTGGGCCTACAACACCGGGGCCACCATCCAGTCCACCCCGCTGGCCGTGGACTGCGACGGCAACGGGACCCTGGAGATATTCTTCGGGAGCTACAACGGCTACGTCTACGGTCTGAACTACCTGGGTCAACCGCTTTCCCACTGGGGATGGCCCAAGTTCGCCGGCACCGCCTACGGTTACCGAGAGGTGTTTCCATCCCCTTCCAGCGGTGACCTGGACGGGGACGGTGACCTGGAAATCGTGGTGGGCAACTGGGGGACCTTCGTCACCGCCTGGCATTACCAGGGACAGCTAATGTGGCAGTACCAGAACCATGATTCCATATGGTCCTCCCCGGCCTGTGGGGACATCGACCTAGACGGCAGGGACGAGGTGGTCATCGGCGCCGACTGCTGGAGCGGGCCCTACTGGCCGTGGCCCCGGGGCGGGCTGCTCTACGTCTTCGAGGAAAATGGGTCCATAAAGGCCGGGTTCCCCAAGACCCTCCCCCAGGTCATATGGTCCTCCCCGGCCCTCGCCGACCTGGACCGCGATGGGTTCCCGGATATCGTGGTGGGCACCGGCCTTTTCTGGCAGAACACCAACCCGGGGCTTTCTACCTACCTCTCCTACGCGGACGGGAAACACGTATACGCCTTTAATTACCGTGGCGAGAACCTGCCCGGCTGGCCGGTGAACACGGGGGACAACGTCTTCTCCTCCCCGGCGGTGGCCGACCTGGACGGGGATGGTTATTTCGAGGTGGCCTGCGCATCCATGGATTCATGGGTCTACTGTTGGGAACATGACGGCAGGGAGAAGTGGAAGCAGCGCCTCTTCGCCGTACAGAAGATGGGCTCCCCGGCCATAGCCGACATCGACGGCGACGGGGACATGGAGGTCCTCATGGGGGAGGGACAGCACCTGGCGGCCTATGATCCCTCGGGACAGAGGATACTGGAGGTGCACACCGGGCAGAACGTCTTCAACTGCCCGGCGGTGGGGGACCTGGACGCCGACGGCCTGACCGACGTGGTGGTGGCCAACGGCATGGATGGCGAGACGGGCAGGGTCATCCGCTACGAGGCCGGAAAGTGGAACCCTCAATTGGCGGCCTGGCCCATGTTCCGCCGCTTCCCGGATCACCGCGCCTGCTACCCCCACCAGGAGGTGCCCGACCTCTGGTCGGCCTCGGAGGTGCGCAGCCGTTCCTACCTGGCCGAAGGGTACACAGGAAACGGGTTCCAGGAGTTCGTACTTCTTATGAACCCCAACCCCGAGCCGGCTGTGGCCCAGCTGCGTTACCTCCTGGGGAGCGGCCTTTCCGTGGTCAAGGTGGTGAACGTCCCCGGGAGCTCCCGCTGCACGGTGTTGGTGAACCATTCCGTGGAGGGTCAGGACGTGAGCACGGTGATGCTCTCCGACCGGGCGGGCATCATCGCCGAACGCTCCCTTTACTTCCGTTATTCCGGAAGCCACGGGACCTGGGTCGGGGGCCACGATGTCATGGGCACGGATACCCCGCGGCAGGAATGGTACTTCGCCGAGGGATGCACGCGGCCCGGCTTCCATACCTACCTCTGCCTGCAGAACCCGGATCGTTCCGTGGCCGCCCCCGTGACCATCGAGTACTACTGCGGGGACGGGGCGGTCATCGTCCGGGAGGTGACCCTCCGCCCCGGTTCCCGGTTCACGGTGGCCGTGCACCAGGACGGGCTGGGCATCGGGACCCACGACGGGCCCCGGGGCGACGTTTCCATCAAGGTGACCTCCCAATTCCCCATCGTGGCCGAGCGGCCCATGTACTTCAACTATGCCGGGGTCTGGGACGGGGGCCACGACGCCATGGGGGCGGCCCAGCCCTCCCAGGAGTGGTATTTCGCCGAGGGATGTACCAGGCCCGGTTTTCACACCTACCTCTGCCTGCAGAACCCGAGGGAGGCCCCGGCGGAGGTGACCCTCGAGTACCTCTGCGGGGACGGGGCCAACATCACCCGCCGGGTCACGGTGAAGGCCCGCTCCCGCTACACGGTGGCCGTGCACGGGGACCGGGAGGGCATCGGGGTGCAGGACAGCGCCCGGGGGGACGTGTCCATCCGGGTGACCTCCGACCGTCCCATCGTGGCCGAGCGGCCCATGTACTTCAGCTACGCGGGGGCCTGGGACGGGGGGCATGACGTGACCGGCTGTACCTCGCCCTCCCCGGCCTGGGTCTTCGCCGAGGGTTGCACCCGGCCCGGCTTCAACACCTACCTCTGCCTGCAGAACCCGGGGGAGGCCCCGGCGGAGGTGACCCTCGAGTACCTCTGCGGGGACGGGGCCAACATCACCCGCCGGGTCACGGTGAAGGCCCGCTCCCGCTACACGGTGGCCGTGCACGGGGACCGGGAGGGCATCGGGGTGCAGGACAACGCCCGCGGTGACGTCTCCATCCGGGTGACTTCCGAGGTGCCCATCGTGGCCGAGCGGCCCATGTACTTCAGCTTCAATGGGAATGTGGGAGGCCACAACACCATGGGCTTCCCCGGGGAGCAGGGATACTAG
- a CDS encoding CoA-binding protein: MNRGNGLDYFFAPRSVAVVGASADQAKGGYNLLANMLESFAGPVYPVNPGREEILGVKCYPTVRELAGKVDLAIVFVPAAAVPGVLEDCAAAGVKAAVIESGGFAEVGEEGRELTRRCLEIASRTGMRLWGPNCTGLVNTDPFIFTPFMRAPRAHERLKPGNLGIIAQSGMLAAGFMFQYVLSGFFQVSKACAIGNKIDVDEVEVLEYLSRDPKTRAVVAYLESIERGRDFLEVAGSMRGRKPLAVLKGGRYEEAARAALSHTASMAGSDEVVEGALRQAGVVRVHDFHDLMNLGKAFSLHPDPFRLTSPRGDGVAVVTVTGGGGVVSTDMLRESGLSVPALERSTLESLAGIFPEWMPPSNPVDIWPTIEKRGLTAFSEVLRHVLADSRVDGVILLPFASRLLEYFPFEEVGRLVRESGKAAVSWVFGDLRFFGHYEERLREFGIPVYTDLRSCVLVMRAYLQYSRAARGNHEAG; the protein is encoded by the coding sequence ATGAATCGTGGCAACGGACTGGACTACTTCTTCGCCCCCCGCAGCGTGGCCGTGGTGGGCGCCTCCGCTGACCAAGCCAAGGGAGGCTACAACCTCCTAGCCAACATGCTGGAGTCCTTCGCCGGCCCCGTATACCCGGTGAACCCCGGGAGGGAGGAGATCCTGGGAGTGAAATGCTACCCCACCGTGCGGGAACTGGCCGGGAAGGTGGACCTGGCCATCGTCTTCGTCCCCGCCGCCGCCGTCCCCGGGGTGCTCGAGGACTGCGCGGCGGCGGGGGTGAAGGCCGCGGTCATCGAGTCGGGGGGTTTCGCCGAGGTGGGGGAGGAGGGCAGGGAGCTCACCCGGCGCTGCCTGGAGATAGCCTCACGCACAGGCATGCGGCTGTGGGGCCCCAACTGCACCGGCCTGGTGAACACCGATCCCTTCATCTTCACCCCCTTCATGCGCGCCCCCAGGGCCCACGAGCGCCTGAAGCCGGGCAACCTGGGCATTATCGCCCAGAGCGGGATGCTGGCGGCGGGGTTCATGTTCCAATACGTCCTTTCCGGGTTTTTCCAGGTGAGCAAGGCCTGCGCCATCGGTAACAAGATAGACGTGGACGAGGTGGAGGTGCTGGAGTACCTCTCCCGTGACCCCAAGACCAGGGCGGTGGTGGCCTACCTGGAGTCCATCGAACGGGGCCGTGACTTCCTGGAGGTGGCCGGGAGCATGCGGGGACGCAAGCCCCTGGCGGTGCTCAAGGGGGGGCGCTATGAGGAGGCGGCCCGGGCCGCCCTTTCCCACACCGCCAGCATGGCCGGCTCCGACGAGGTGGTGGAGGGAGCCCTGCGCCAGGCCGGGGTGGTGCGGGTGCACGACTTCCACGACCTCATGAACCTGGGGAAGGCCTTCTCCCTGCACCCCGATCCCTTCCGCCTCACTTCCCCGCGGGGAGACGGGGTGGCGGTGGTGACGGTCACCGGGGGAGGCGGCGTGGTGTCCACGGACATGCTGCGGGAGTCCGGGCTTTCCGTGCCCGCGCTGGAGAGATCTACCCTTGAATCCCTGGCGGGGATCTTCCCGGAGTGGATGCCGCCCTCCAACCCGGTGGACATCTGGCCCACTATCGAGAAGAGGGGGCTTACGGCCTTCTCCGAGGTGCTGCGCCACGTGCTGGCCGATTCACGGGTAGACGGGGTGATCCTTCTCCCCTTCGCCTCCCGCCTGCTGGAATATTTTCCCTTCGAGGAGGTAGGAAGGCTGGTCCGGGAGAGCGGGAAGGCGGCGGTCTCCTGGGTCTTCGGGGACCTGCGCTTCTTCGGCCACTACGAAGAAAGATTGCGGGAATTCGGTATCCCCGTGTACACCGACCTGCGCTCCTGCGTCTTGGTCATGCGGGCCTATCTGCAGTATTCCCGCGCCGCCCGCGGGAACCACGAAGCGGGGTGA